The Kribbella shirazensis genomic interval CCGGCCTGGACGGCCTGATCGCGAAGCCGACCGACGGGCCGTACCAGCCGGACAAGCGGGTGATGTTCAAGGTCAAGCCGGAGCGTACGGCGGACTGCGTCGTCGCCGGGTACCGCCTGCACAAGAGCGGCCCGGACCGCGTCGGCTCACTGCTCCTCGGCCTCTACAACGAGGACGGCACGCTGGCCAGCGTCGGCGTGATCGGCGCCTTCCCGCTCGAGCGGCGCAAGGAGCTGTTCCAGGAGATGCAGCCGCTCGTCACCACCTTCGACGACCACCCATGGGCGTGGGCGAAGCAGGAGGAGGGCGTCCGTACGCCGCGCAACGCGGAGGGCAGCCGCTGGCAGGCCGGCAAGGACCTGTCCTTCGTGCCGCTGCGACCGGAGCTGGTCGTCGAGGTCCGGTACGACCACATGGAAGGCATCCGTTTCCGCCACACCGCGCAGTTCGTCCGCTGGCGTCCGGACCGCACGCCGGAGTCCTGCACGTACGAGCAGCTGGAGGAGCCGGTGAAGTTCGACCTCGCCGACGTACTCTCCAGCGCCCAGCGCTGATGCTCTACGACCTGTACGCACGTCGCCTCCGCCACCAGCTCCGCGGCCTGCCGAAGCCGCAGCACGTCGCGATCGTGATGGACGGCAACCGCCGCTGGGCCCGCGGCGCCGGGTACGACGACGTACGGATCGGTCACCGTTTCGGGGCGAAGCACCTCGAGCAGTTCCTGCAGTGGAGCGCGGACGCCGGCATCACCTGCGTCACCGCCTGGGTAGCGTCGGCCGACAACCTGCGCAAGCGGGACTCGTCCGAGGTCGGCTACCTGATGGAGCTGACCGAGAGTGTGCTCGCGGATCACGTACGTCGCGACCACCGCTGGCGGCTGCACGTCGCCGGGCAGCTCGATCTGTTGCCCGATTCAACGGCTCGCGCGTTGAAGGACGCGGTCGAGCTCAGCCGGGACCGGGACGCCGGTGACCTGACGCTCGCGATCGGCTACTCCGGGCGCCTCGAAGTCCTCGACGCCGTACGCTCCGTGCTCGACGAGGCGGCTGCCGAGGGGCGGTCGCTCGAGGACGTCGCTGACGGGCTGACCGAGGAGGACATCGGCCGGCACCTGTACGTTCCCGGCCTTCCGGACCCGGACCTCGTCATCCGGACGAGCGGCGAACTGCGCATGTCGGACTTCCTGCTCTGGCAGGCGACGCGCTCGGAGATCGAGTTCTGCGACCTCTACTGGCCCGCGTTCCGCGAGGTCGACCTGCTCCGGGCACTGCGAACGTACGGACAGCGGAGACTGCAACGATCCAGTTGAACACTTTTGCGCCGGACCGGGGCACTATGGAGGCATACCGACTGGTAAGCACCGGAGGTGGCACGATGTACGACGTCGTACTGCTCGTCGAACAGGAACTGTCCGAACCCGACGCGAAACGCGTCGTCGAACTGCACCAGGACATGCCCGAGCCGGTCAAGTACCACGTGCTCGTGCCGTGCCACAACGCCGAGGCCGGCGTCGAGGCCTCGATCAGCGCGCTCGGTACGGCGGACCTCTACGGCCCCGGGCTCGCGGGTCAGCGGCAGGACCTCGCGGAGGCACAGAAGGCCATGGACACGGAGGCCAAGGGCTGCAGCGGCCGCAGCGTGCAACGGCTGCGTGACCTCGGGCAGAGCGCCGAGGGCGGCATCTCCCACGACCGGCCGATCGACGCCCTGGTGGCGACTGTCGAGGCCGTCCACGGTCAGGAGGTCATCATCCTGACCCGGCCGCACGTGGTGGCGGAGTTCTTCCACCTCGATTGGACGAACTCGGCCCGCCGGCACCTCGGCGTACCCGTCCTGCACCTGCTGGAGCACGACTCGCAGCGCGCCTCGTCAGTGCGGGAGTAGCACCGCGTAGGTGACGCCGGCCGCGAGGCCGGCGATCAGCAGCGACAGCGTCGTCCGGACCGCGCGCTCGCCGGTCCGGCCGTAGTGCCGACCGTCCTCGGAGTGGTACGCCGCCTTGAAACCGGCGTACCCGGCCGCCAGAACCAGCCCCAACTTGATCATCAGACACCTGCCGCTGTGCCGGATTCGGTGAACTGCGTGTGGTAGAGATCAGCGTACTCGCCGCCCGCGGCGAGCAGTTGCTCGTGCGTGCCGCGTTCGACGATGTTGCCGTGGTCGACCACCAGGATCTGGTCCGCGTTCCGCACCGTCGACAGCCGGTGCGCGATCACCAGCGACGTACGGCCCTCCAGCGCCGTGTCCAGCGCCCGCTGCACGGCGACCTCGGACTCCGAGTCCAGGTGCGCGGTCGCCTCGTCGAGTACGACGATCCTCGGCGCCTTCAGCAACAACCGGGCGATCGCGAGACGTTGCCGCTCGCCACCGGACAGCCGGTGACCGCGGTCGCCGACCACGGTGTCGAGTCCGTCGGGCAGCTCCGACACCAGCTCCCAGATCTGCGCGGCCCGCAGCGCCGACACCATCTCGTCCTCGGTGGCGCCGGGCTTCGCGTACAGCAGGTTGGCGCGGATCGAGTCGTGGAACATGTGCGCGTCCTGCGTCACGTACCCGATCGTGTCGTGCAACGACTGCAACGTCACCTCCCGTACGTCGTGACCGCCGACGCGAACCGCTCCGCCGGTGACGTCGTACAACCGCGCGACCAGGTTCGTGATCGTCGTCTTACCGGCGCCCGAGGTCCCGACCAGCGCGACCATCTGACCGGGCTGGACGACGAAACTCACGTCCTCGAGAACCTGCGCGGACGCCCGCTTGTCGAGGATGGCGACCGACTCGAGGCTGGCCAGTGAGACCTGCTCGGCCGTCGGGTACGCGAACGCGACATGCTCGAACTCGACACTCGCGGCGTCCTCGGGCAGATCACGCGCGTCGTCGGCGTCCTTGATCATCGGCTCCAGATCGAGCACCTCGAAGACCCGCTCGAACGACACGAGCGCGGTCATCACGTCGACGCGGACGTTGGAGAGCGCGGTCAGCGGACCGTAGAGCCGGCCGAGTAGAGCGACGAGGGCGAGCAGCGTCCCGATGGTCAGCGTCTCGCGGACGGCCAGGTTGCCGCCGACGCCGTACACCAAGGCCGTCGCCAGCGCGGCGACCAGGGTCAGCGCGGTGAAGAACACCCGCCCGAGCATCGCGATCCGGATCCCCAGGTCGCGGACGCGCCCGGCCCGTTCGCCGAAGTCGCGGTTCTCCAGGGAGGGGTGGCCGAAGAGCGTGACCAGCAGCGCTCCCCCGACACTGAACCGCTCGGTCATCGCCGTGGACATCTCGGCGTTCAGGTTCATCTGCTCGCGCGTCATCGCCGCCAGCCGGCGGCCCAGGATGCGGGCGGGGACCAGGAAGATCGGCAGCAGCAGGATCGCGACGAGGGTCAGTTGCCAGCTCAGCGCGAGCATCGCGCCGACGACCAGGATCAGGCTGATGACGTTCGAGACCACGCCGGACAGCGTCGAGGTGAAGGCCTGCTGGGCGCCGATCACGTCGTTGTTGAGACGCGACACGAGCGCGCCCGTCTGGGTGCGGGTGAAGAACGCCACCGGCATCTGCTGCACGTGGGCGAACACCCTGGTGCGCAGGTCGAAGATCAGCCCTTCACCGATCCGCGCCGAGAACCAGCGCTGCACCAGACCGAGGACCGCCTCGACGACCGCGAGCAACGCGACCACCAGCGCGAGCGCGGTAACAAGACCCGCGTTCCCCTTGGAGATCCCGTCGTCGACGATCTTCCTGAACAGCAGCGGCGACGCGATCACCAGGAACGCGGACACGACCACCAGCACCAGGAACGCCGTGATGTACCAGCGGAACGGCCGCGCGAACCGGACGATCCGCCGCAGCGTCCCTTTCGCGAGCTTCTGCCCGACGACGGACGCGTCCTGGCGCCGCCAGCCCATCGCACCCATTCCGGGCATACCGCCGCGCATCATCGGTCCGGACATCCGGCTCCTCCCTGTCGTGAACCTTCATAACACTCGAGGTCGTTCCACGCTTCCCGCAACCCTTGGTTGCGCATTCGTCCGAGCTGGCCTACAGTCATATGCAACCAAAGGTTGCGAAAGGACGAGTGGGCATGAGCAGGAGCATCGAGCGGGAGATTCGGATCGAGGCCGCGCCGGAGGTGGTCTACGAGGTGATCAGCACCCCGGAGCACCTGCGCGCGTGGTGGCCGGACGACGCTGAGCTCGAGGCGGTTCCGGGCGCGACCGGGACAGTCGGCTTCCGGCAGGCGGAGGGGACGAAGGTCGTGGCGGTCACCGTGGTCGAGGCCGAGCCCCCGCGGCGGTTCGCGTTCCGCTGGGACTACGACGGCGAGGTCGCCACCGCGGAGAACTCGCTGCTCGTCACGTTCGACCTGGTCCCGGTCGACGGCGGCACGCTGCTCCGGTTCGCCGAGACCGGGTACGACGAGGCCGCCAAGTCGGACGCAGTACTCGCCGACCACACGAGCGGCTGGGACTACTTCCTGCCCCGCATCGCGCCGTACGTCGACAAGCTGGCGCAGCGGCCGTGATCGACGACGAGCTCTGGTCGGCGATCGGCGACCCGACTCGGCGGCGCATGCTCGACCTCCTGCTGGCGGACGGCGGCGGTACGGCGACCGGTCTCAGCGATCGGCTGCCCGTCACCCGGCAGGCGGTCGCGAAACACCTCGGCGTCCTCGACCGGGCCGGACTCGTGCACTCCACGCCGTCCGGACGGGAACGCCGCTACACCGTGGACGAGGTCCAGCTCGCCCGCGCCATCAATCAACTCGCCGACGTCACCCAAGCCTGGGACCGCCGGCTCCAGCGCATCCAGCGGATCGCCGAGGCGATCGAACAACGTAAAGGACAACAGCAATGAACGACATCCTGCACAGGGTCGGCATCACCGCGTCCACCAAGGACGTGTACGCCGCCCTCACCACCATTGACGGACTGGCCGGCTGGTGGACCAAGGACACGACGGGCGACCCCGACGGCGTCATCAAGTTCCGTTTCGCGGCCGCGGGCGGCGACGGGTTCGACATGAAGGTCCTGGAGACGGCACCGGGCGAGCTCGTCCGCTGGGAGGTCGTCGACGGTCCCGAGGAGTGGATCGGGACGCACATCCGCTTCGACCTCTCGCAGACCGACGAGTGGGCCATCGTCCTGTTCAAGCACGAGGGCTGGAAGGAGCCCGTCGAGTTCATGCACCACTGCAGCACCAAGTGGGCGAGCTTCCTGCTGAGTCTCAAGAAGTACGTCGAAACCGGCGCGGGCGACCCGTCGCCGAACGACGTGGTGATCAGCAACTGGCCCTAGGGCGTGTGTCCCGACGCCCTAGCCGAACGCGGCCAGGAGCTCCTTCAAACGGCGCTCCTGCGCCTCCCGCTCGGCCTTGAGCTGGTCGTCGTACGAGCGGTCCGCGGCACCGAGGAGCAACGCCTTGGTCTCGCGGATCGCTCCAGGCAGCGGGCCGAGCAGTGCGTCGGACAGATCCTTCACCGTCGCCTCCAGCTCGTCCGCCGGTACGACGATGTTCGCGAGCCCGAGCTCCTTCGCCTCCGCGGCCTCGACCCAGCGCGTGGTCGCGCAGATCTCCAGCGCCCGCGAGTACCCGATCAGCTCGACGAGCGGCTTCGTACCGCCGAGGTCCGGGACCAGACCGAGGGCCGGCTCGCGCATGCTGAACCTGGCGTCCGGCGTCACGACCCTGAGGTCACAGGCCAGCGCCAGCTGGAAGCCGGCGCCGACCGCATGGCCCTGCACCGCGGCGATGCTGACGATCTCCGGCCGTCGCAGCCACGAGAAGCCGGACTGGAACCGCGCGATCAGCTCCAGGACCTCGTCGGTCGGCTTGGAGCCGAGGCTGAGCAACGGCTCCTGCCCCAGATCGTTCTCCCCCATGATCAGCCGCCGGTCGAGTCCGGCCGAGAACGACGGCCCCTCCCCCGACACGATCACCACGCGGACGTCGTCCGGCAACGCCGTACCGAAGTCCGCCAGGGCGCCCCACATCGCGGGCGTCTGCGCGTTGCGTACCTCCGGACGGTCGAGCACCACCCGCGCGACCGGTCCGTCCACCGTCAACCGCAGTCCGAGATCCGTCATACGCCGGATATTACTCGGAAGTAATCAGGCGAGCGAGACCAGGTCGGCGTACTCGTTCGACCAGAGGTCCTCGACGCCGTCCGGGAGCAGGACGACGCGTTCGGGCTCGAGGGCCTCGACGGCGCCCTCGTCGTGGGTGACCAGAACGATCGCGCCGGTGTAGGAACGGATCGCGTTCAGCACCTCGGCGCGGGAAGCGGGGTCGAGGTTGTTGGTCGGC includes:
- a CDS encoding ATP-dependent DNA ligase: MRLPVMPPVKPMLAKPVKEIPLGAMSYEPKWDGFRSIIFRDGDEVEIGSRNEKPMTRYFPELVEAVKANLPERCAIDGEIIVIGESGDRLDFEVLQQRIHPAASRVNMLSEKTPARFVAFDLLALGDDDYTERPFSERRTALLDALADVKPPIHVTPATADHEVAARWFEQFEGAGLDGLIAKPTDGPYQPDKRVMFKVKPERTADCVVAGYRLHKSGPDRVGSLLLGLYNEDGTLASVGVIGAFPLERRKELFQEMQPLVTTFDDHPWAWAKQEEGVRTPRNAEGSRWQAGKDLSFVPLRPELVVEVRYDHMEGIRFRHTAQFVRWRPDRTPESCTYEQLEEPVKFDLADVLSSAQR
- the uppS gene encoding polyprenyl diphosphate synthase; protein product: MLYDLYARRLRHQLRGLPKPQHVAIVMDGNRRWARGAGYDDVRIGHRFGAKHLEQFLQWSADAGITCVTAWVASADNLRKRDSSEVGYLMELTESVLADHVRRDHRWRLHVAGQLDLLPDSTARALKDAVELSRDRDAGDLTLAIGYSGRLEVLDAVRSVLDEAAAEGRSLEDVADGLTEEDIGRHLYVPGLPDPDLVIRTSGELRMSDFLLWQATRSEIEFCDLYWPAFREVDLLRALRTYGQRRLQRSS
- a CDS encoding ABC transporter ATP-binding protein; translation: MSGPMMRGGMPGMGAMGWRRQDASVVGQKLAKGTLRRIVRFARPFRWYITAFLVLVVVSAFLVIASPLLFRKIVDDGISKGNAGLVTALALVVALLAVVEAVLGLVQRWFSARIGEGLIFDLRTRVFAHVQQMPVAFFTRTQTGALVSRLNNDVIGAQQAFTSTLSGVVSNVISLILVVGAMLALSWQLTLVAILLLPIFLVPARILGRRLAAMTREQMNLNAEMSTAMTERFSVGGALLVTLFGHPSLENRDFGERAGRVRDLGIRIAMLGRVFFTALTLVAALATALVYGVGGNLAVRETLTIGTLLALVALLGRLYGPLTALSNVRVDVMTALVSFERVFEVLDLEPMIKDADDARDLPEDAASVEFEHVAFAYPTAEQVSLASLESVAILDKRASAQVLEDVSFVVQPGQMVALVGTSGAGKTTITNLVARLYDVTGGAVRVGGHDVREVTLQSLHDTIGYVTQDAHMFHDSIRANLLYAKPGATEDEMVSALRAAQIWELVSELPDGLDTVVGDRGHRLSGGERQRLAIARLLLKAPRIVVLDEATAHLDSESEVAVQRALDTALEGRTSLVIAHRLSTVRNADQILVVDHGNIVERGTHEQLLAAGGEYADLYHTQFTESGTAAGV
- a CDS encoding SRPBCC domain-containing protein; translated protein: MSRSIEREIRIEAAPEVVYEVISTPEHLRAWWPDDAELEAVPGATGTVGFRQAEGTKVVAVTVVEAEPPRRFAFRWDYDGEVATAENSLLVTFDLVPVDGGTLLRFAETGYDEAAKSDAVLADHTSGWDYFLPRIAPYVDKLAQRP
- a CDS encoding metalloregulator ArsR/SmtB family transcription factor, with the protein product MIDDELWSAIGDPTRRRMLDLLLADGGGTATGLSDRLPVTRQAVAKHLGVLDRAGLVHSTPSGRERRYTVDEVQLARAINQLADVTQAWDRRLQRIQRIAEAIEQRKGQQQ
- a CDS encoding SRPBCC family protein, producing MNDILHRVGITASTKDVYAALTTIDGLAGWWTKDTTGDPDGVIKFRFAAAGGDGFDMKVLETAPGELVRWEVVDGPEEWIGTHIRFDLSQTDEWAIVLFKHEGWKEPVEFMHHCSTKWASFLLSLKKYVETGAGDPSPNDVVISNWP
- a CDS encoding enoyl-CoA hydratase/isomerase family protein, which gives rise to MTDLGLRLTVDGPVARVVLDRPEVRNAQTPAMWGALADFGTALPDDVRVVIVSGEGPSFSAGLDRRLIMGENDLGQEPLLSLGSKPTDEVLELIARFQSGFSWLRRPEIVSIAAVQGHAVGAGFQLALACDLRVVTPDARFSMREPALGLVPDLGGTKPLVELIGYSRALEICATTRWVEAAEAKELGLANIVVPADELEATVKDLSDALLGPLPGAIRETKALLLGAADRSYDDQLKAEREAQERRLKELLAAFG